The Humidesulfovibrio mexicanus genome window below encodes:
- a CDS encoding adenine nucleotide alpha hydrolase family protein yields MELSEIVKRVRAKSPDGKVLLSFSRGKDAWAAWLAIRDKFDVCPFYYYGIEGLEFVDEYLEYCERVIGKRIVRLPSPAAHSRLSPKGLVFQPPERVETLCACNLETFDWTEVQRTAARCFGIDEGTYTALGVRAADSARRALAFKSHGPVTENLRKFYPVWDWNKDRLVSELTRNNIVLPVDYKIWGRTFDGIYLLFLLGLKKHFPRDYQRVLEYYPLADLELFRYGKETGNFV; encoded by the coding sequence ATGGAACTCAGCGAAATTGTGAAGAGGGTCAGGGCAAAATCGCCCGACGGAAAGGTTCTGCTGTCCTTCTCGCGCGGGAAGGACGCATGGGCAGCATGGCTGGCCATCCGGGACAAGTTCGACGTCTGCCCGTTCTATTACTACGGGATAGAGGGGCTTGAGTTCGTGGACGAGTACCTGGAGTATTGCGAGAGGGTCATTGGGAAGCGCATTGTCCGTCTGCCGTCCCCGGCAGCGCACTCCCGCTTGTCCCCCAAGGGTCTTGTGTTCCAACCGCCTGAAAGGGTTGAGACGCTGTGCGCCTGCAATCTGGAAACCTTCGACTGGACTGAGGTCCAAAGAACCGCAGCGCGCTGTTTTGGGATCGATGAGGGCACCTATACGGCGCTTGGCGTTCGCGCTGCGGACTCTGCGCGTCGCGCCCTGGCCTTCAAATCCCATGGCCCTGTGACCGAGAATCTGCGCAAGTTCTACCCCGTGTGGGACTGGAACAAGGACCGGCTCGTCTCCGAGCTGACCCGCAACAACATCGTCTTGCCCGTGGATTACAAAATTTGGGGCCGCACATTCGACGGCATTTATCTTCTGTTCCTGCTTGGCCTCAAAAAACACTTTCCCAGGGATTACCAGCGCGTCCTGGAATACTACCCCCTGGCCGACTTGGAGTTGTTCCGATATGGCAAAGAAACTGGCAACTTCGTTTAG
- a CDS encoding M99 family carboxypeptidase catalytic domain-containing protein: MAKRTLWAASFALTLLLLLPLACLGASRSSFVFFEGTQYPLHVVFIQGEKPGPTVMIQGGIQGDEPTGFLAAQILAESRVRTGNLIVVPRANVPSIHVHQRAVNVDMNRRFDRDYNQFYEDRLARAVRFLLSQSSALIHLHEGSGFYDPEYVNPLRNPSRWGQSIIIDANVHDSLDLARLVNSALREINASVREKDYEFKLFNTRTFESDSRYAQEMRKSLTFYALANLNIPAMAVEVSKNIGALGWKVKHQVYATGVLLRHCGVDIVPPSVDERDVQSQFERDCRPKINGTPLDGRPLAIRSGGTITVDPASIGQNADKGQAVAVFASDRQGVNIVDSPRMALERFKELETRVDGRKVSSTTVRFAGAMPPPLPAGPPVFVCWLNGKPVQVRQGETLHALVGDQLVIEGVLGSKWREVLNFKGYTARPTDNDGQDMGWEIILDPESFIDRYRLPGPQADVARYQVLRETKGARPSSFYVDVAPRIVRSVKLVDAKGQVITLRWSSGGEVALPAGQYTVAETASNGPANRILSLAGGRPLRQGDTFRVEPGKPLLFSLRQATTFAALGTMTLVPKAQEDRAARNDTQLVSDGQSARYCGELPPPGSVY, encoded by the coding sequence TTGGCGAAACGTACCCTCTGGGCGGCTAGCTTCGCGCTGACGCTCCTTTTGCTGCTGCCGCTCGCCTGCCTCGGGGCATCGCGCAGCAGTTTCGTCTTCTTCGAGGGCACCCAGTACCCTCTGCATGTCGTGTTCATCCAGGGCGAGAAACCCGGTCCCACGGTCATGATCCAGGGCGGCATTCAGGGCGACGAGCCCACCGGCTTTCTGGCCGCGCAGATTCTGGCGGAAAGCCGTGTCCGCACGGGCAACCTCATCGTGGTGCCCCGGGCCAACGTGCCCTCCATCCATGTGCACCAGCGGGCGGTGAACGTGGACATGAACCGCCGTTTCGACCGCGACTACAACCAGTTCTACGAGGACCGGCTGGCGCGCGCCGTCCGGTTCCTGCTCTCCCAGTCCAGCGCGCTCATCCACCTGCACGAGGGCTCCGGCTTCTATGACCCGGAATACGTGAACCCCCTGCGGAACCCCTCGCGCTGGGGACAAAGCATCATCATCGACGCCAACGTCCATGACAGCCTGGACCTGGCCCGGCTCGTAAATTCCGCCCTGCGGGAAATCAACGCCTCCGTGCGGGAAAAGGACTACGAGTTCAAGCTGTTCAACACGCGCACCTTCGAGTCCGACAGCCGCTACGCCCAGGAGATGCGCAAGTCGCTCACTTTTTACGCCCTGGCCAACCTGAACATCCCGGCCATGGCCGTGGAAGTGAGCAAGAACATCGGGGCGCTGGGCTGGAAGGTCAAACATCAAGTCTACGCCACCGGCGTGCTGCTCCGGCATTGCGGGGTGGACATCGTGCCGCCGTCCGTGGACGAGCGGGACGTGCAAAGCCAGTTCGAGCGCGACTGCCGCCCCAAGATCAACGGCACCCCGCTGGACGGACGACCGCTGGCCATCCGCTCCGGCGGCACCATCACCGTGGACCCGGCCTCCATCGGCCAGAACGCCGACAAGGGCCAGGCCGTGGCGGTGTTCGCCTCCGACCGCCAAGGCGTGAACATCGTGGATTCTCCGCGCATGGCCCTGGAGCGTTTCAAGGAACTGGAGACGCGCGTGGACGGCCGCAAGGTCAGCTCCACCACGGTGCGCTTCGCTGGGGCCATGCCTCCCCCGCTGCCGGCCGGGCCGCCGGTGTTCGTCTGCTGGCTTAACGGCAAGCCCGTGCAGGTGCGCCAGGGCGAGACCCTGCACGCCCTGGTGGGAGACCAGCTGGTCATCGAAGGCGTGCTGGGGAGCAAATGGCGCGAGGTGCTGAACTTCAAGGGCTACACGGCCCGCCCCACCGACAACGACGGCCAGGACATGGGCTGGGAGATCATCCTCGATCCGGAGAGCTTCATCGACCGCTACCGCCTGCCCGGCCCGCAGGCCGATGTGGCCCGGTACCAGGTGCTGCGCGAAACCAAAGGCGCGCGGCCGTCCTCCTTCTATGTTGACGTGGCGCCGCGGATTGTGCGCTCGGTGAAGCTTGTGGACGCCAAGGGACAGGTGATCACCCTGCGCTGGTCCAGCGGAGGCGAGGTGGCCCTTCCCGCAGGCCAATACACCGTGGCCGAAACCGCCAGCAACGGCCCGGCCAACCGGATCCTCTCCCTGGCGGGCGGAAGGCCGCTCAGGCAGGGGGACACATTCCGCGTGGAGCCTGGCAAGCCGCTGCTCTTTTCCCTGCGGCAGGCCACCACCTTTGCCGCCCTGGGCACCATGACCCTGGTGCCAAAGGCCCAGGAAGACCGGGCGGCCAGAAACGACACCCAGCTTGTGAGCGATGGGCAAAGCGCGCGCTATTGTGGCGAACTGCCCCCGCCCGGCTCCGTCTACTAG
- a CDS encoding helix-turn-helix domain-containing protein — protein MREIPAAYLTVEEAAAHVGKSTRTLLRWAKQYQIPRKGPCRNQFGRADLDAFMDDPEVFLAAKIHMPRHKGGGFTRVVA, from the coding sequence ATGCGCGAGATTCCGGCAGCATACTTGACCGTTGAGGAGGCGGCGGCGCACGTGGGGAAGTCCACGCGCACGCTCCTTCGCTGGGCCAAGCAATACCAAATCCCGCGCAAGGGGCCATGCCGCAACCAGTTTGGCCGGGCCGACCTCGACGCCTTTATGGATGACCCCGAGGTGTTCTTGGCCGCGAAGATCCATATGCCACGCCACAAAGGGGGGGGCTTTACGCGGGTTGTCGCGTAG
- a CDS encoding phage regulatory CII family protein, with amino-acid sequence MAQMMKLVALLHESVESAIKDGRTTKEELLVLLDKAPSTLNNELNPFPTPNKLGLEDAWKLIQKISDTSVLAHMATALGFLLRSNDEACPDQPTLPEEMLDDVPALAAYHQAMRDELPTEQVHAKLQAHIRECEQDFVAYRTEHERRTKVKRGRPAA; translated from the coding sequence ATGGCGCAAATGATGAAATTGGTCGCGCTACTCCATGAGTCCGTAGAATCCGCCATCAAAGACGGCCGCACGACCAAGGAAGAGCTCTTGGTCCTGCTCGACAAGGCACCCTCGACCCTCAACAACGAATTGAACCCTTTCCCCACCCCAAACAAGCTCGGGCTTGAAGACGCCTGGAAGCTCATCCAGAAGATTTCCGACACCTCAGTGCTCGCACACATGGCGACCGCCCTCGGGTTCTTGCTGCGCAGCAACGACGAAGCCTGCCCGGACCAACCGACGCTCCCTGAGGAGATGCTGGACGATGTCCCGGCCCTTGCCGCCTACCACCAGGCAATGCGCGACGAACTCCCAACCGAGCAGGTCCACGCCAAGCTCCAGGCCCACATCCGCGAATGCGAGCAAGACTTTGTGGCCTATCGCACCGAACACGAGAGGCGGACGAAGGTCAAGAGAGGGAGGCCTGCGGCATGA
- a CDS encoding zinc finger-like domain-containing protein, translating to METEKLALAFGLTRDSWLTMPRSLMGAMPPEWQDRLAPLIDEFRAAWPGLDEVRTRVEVVHEAECPTCKGFGAQGGEQEPCDECGGTGKVDITARWFYWLNDYRRPNFKRIAQLMFPPKTMPQHQDYQAALARVRHNPALDERA from the coding sequence ATGGAAACTGAAAAGCTGGCTCTGGCCTTCGGGCTCACCCGCGACTCTTGGCTTACAATGCCGCGCAGCCTCATGGGGGCGATGCCCCCGGAGTGGCAGGACCGCCTGGCCCCCCTCATCGACGAGTTCCGCGCCGCGTGGCCCGGTCTAGACGAGGTGCGAACACGCGTTGAGGTCGTGCACGAGGCGGAGTGCCCAACCTGTAAAGGTTTTGGAGCGCAGGGTGGTGAGCAGGAGCCGTGCGACGAGTGTGGCGGAACGGGGAAGGTCGACATAACAGCGCGCTGGTTTTACTGGCTCAATGACTACCGCCGCCCCAACTTCAAGCGCATCGCGCAGCTTATGTTCCCGCCCAAGACCATGCCCCAGCACCAGGACTATCAGGCCGCCCTGGCTCGCGTCCGGCACAACCCAGCGTTGGACGAGAGGGCCTAG
- a CDS encoding L,D-transpeptidase family protein has product MALTPALALAAGTGWVTHVNSQPSGPEFFLGIDKETQTFFMFGKRSPLTVLRKLVCATGQAEGDKQKEGDKRTPEGVYFVEEKVPGKLDFALYGDRAFSLNFPNPVDRLKGKTGHGIWIHGRGKQLLAQDTRGCVALSAQDIKSLDGQIPSGTPVVIAKKLTWSKDQGSDATAQHLSERVRQWAGDWQNKRERFFDYFQPEKFAQTEGVSFTQFKNHKLGIFARQPWIHVMVDNVRAIQGPDYWVTTFDQYYRTQDLISAVGKRFYWQKEKDGAWRIVGGEYVDAPTAALETRYLRSKQPEVDSLLKGWLESWLAADIDKYMAYYDEDANNGRQHGAKAIREYKQALWTSKTPVRIAADKVEVAIHKQGLKVSFEQIYEDSSGHADRGAKTLVIAPRGDGWVIVSEAWGKS; this is encoded by the coding sequence TTGGCCCTGACTCCAGCCCTTGCCCTGGCGGCCGGAACCGGCTGGGTGACGCACGTCAACTCGCAGCCCTCCGGGCCGGAGTTTTTCCTTGGCATCGACAAGGAGACGCAGACGTTTTTCATGTTCGGCAAGCGAAGCCCGCTCACGGTGCTGCGCAAGCTCGTGTGCGCCACGGGCCAGGCCGAGGGCGACAAGCAGAAGGAAGGCGACAAGCGCACCCCAGAGGGCGTGTACTTCGTTGAAGAAAAGGTGCCCGGCAAACTCGACTTCGCACTATACGGCGACCGCGCCTTCAGTCTGAACTTCCCCAATCCCGTGGATCGCCTCAAGGGCAAGACCGGGCACGGCATCTGGATCCACGGCCGCGGCAAGCAGCTGCTGGCCCAGGACACGCGCGGCTGCGTGGCCCTAAGCGCCCAGGACATCAAGAGCCTGGACGGGCAGATTCCGTCCGGCACGCCGGTGGTCATCGCCAAGAAGCTTACCTGGAGCAAGGACCAGGGCAGCGACGCCACGGCCCAGCACCTGTCCGAGCGCGTGCGCCAGTGGGCCGGCGATTGGCAGAACAAGCGGGAACGCTTCTTCGACTACTTCCAGCCGGAAAAATTCGCCCAGACCGAGGGCGTTTCCTTTACGCAGTTCAAGAACCACAAGCTGGGCATCTTCGCCCGGCAGCCCTGGATTCACGTCATGGTGGACAACGTGCGCGCCATCCAGGGGCCGGACTACTGGGTCACCACCTTCGACCAATACTACCGCACCCAGGACCTCATCTCCGCCGTGGGCAAACGCTTCTACTGGCAAAAGGAGAAGGACGGCGCCTGGCGCATCGTGGGCGGGGAATACGTCGACGCCCCCACCGCCGCGCTGGAGACCCGCTATCTCCGCTCCAAGCAGCCGGAGGTCGACAGCCTGCTCAAAGGCTGGCTGGAGTCCTGGCTTGCGGCCGACATCGACAAATACATGGCCTACTACGACGAGGACGCCAACAACGGCCGCCAGCATGGCGCCAAGGCCATTCGCGAGTACAAGCAGGCCCTGTGGACCAGCAAGACCCCGGTGCGCATCGCCGCCGACAAGGTGGAGGTGGCCATCCACAAGCAGGGGCTGAAGGTCAGCTTCGAGCAGATTTACGAGGACAGCTCCGGCCACGCTGACAGGGGCGCAAAGACCCTGGTCATCGCGCCCAGGGGCGACGGTTGGGTGATCGTGAGCGAAGCCTGGGGCAAAAGCTGA
- a CDS encoding recombinase RecT, with amino-acid sequence MAQTVAVVDGTKGALLARMAEKFGVDKAKVGEILKATVFKQPKGKDGPAEEISNEQLAALLIVADQYGLNPFTKEIYAFPDKQKGIVPVIGVDGWNRIMNDHPAMDGIEFRYSETMAKADPDAKDCPEWIEVVIHRKDRSHPIVVREYLDECYRPAFEGQGQRGSYKIKGPWQSHTRRFLRHKALIQGVRIAFGFSGVYDEDEAERIAEARVVNMTRDMPAAIDTRPEPTLDLAALDRFNKQITEALPDEDMDILGEFIAATAAANGTDVNGLKMAAAGDNFGSFLTSFNAWKARRAPEETYLCPDRTDGTRFPASVCAKCPKAARCPEYGPEHAKQNG; translated from the coding sequence ATGGCTCAAACAGTCGCAGTCGTTGACGGCACCAAGGGCGCTTTGCTTGCCCGCATGGCCGAGAAATTCGGCGTGGATAAGGCCAAGGTTGGCGAGATTCTGAAGGCCACGGTGTTTAAGCAGCCGAAGGGCAAGGACGGCCCGGCCGAAGAAATCAGCAACGAGCAGTTGGCTGCTCTGTTGATCGTAGCCGATCAATACGGACTCAACCCTTTCACCAAAGAAATTTACGCCTTCCCCGACAAACAGAAAGGCATCGTGCCCGTGATCGGCGTGGACGGGTGGAACCGCATCATGAATGACCACCCAGCCATGGACGGCATAGAGTTCCGGTACAGCGAGACCATGGCCAAGGCAGACCCCGACGCCAAGGATTGCCCGGAATGGATCGAGGTTGTGATCCACCGCAAGGATCGGAGCCACCCCATAGTGGTGCGCGAATACCTGGACGAGTGTTACCGCCCAGCATTTGAAGGGCAGGGACAGCGCGGCAGTTACAAAATCAAGGGCCCGTGGCAGTCGCACACGCGACGCTTCCTGCGCCACAAGGCCCTGATTCAGGGGGTGCGTATCGCCTTTGGCTTCTCTGGTGTCTACGACGAGGACGAGGCTGAACGTATCGCCGAAGCGCGAGTGGTCAATATGACCAGAGACATGCCCGCCGCCATTGACACAAGGCCAGAGCCCACTCTGGACCTCGCCGCCCTCGACCGCTTCAACAAGCAAATCACGGAAGCACTCCCTGACGAAGACATGGACATCCTGGGCGAGTTCATAGCGGCAACGGCTGCGGCAAACGGAACCGACGTGAACGGCCTGAAGATGGCCGCGGCTGGCGACAACTTCGGCTCGTTCTTGACCAGCTTCAACGCTTGGAAAGCCCGGCGTGCGCCGGAGGAGACTTACCTCTGCCCCGACCGGACGGACGGGACGCGTTTCCCGGCCAGCGTCTGCGCGAAGTGTCCGAAAGCCGCGCGCTGCCCGGAGTACGGTCCGGAGCACGCCAAGCAGAACGGCTAA
- a CDS encoding RusA family crossover junction endodeoxyribonuclease codes for MTQQAIRLYIPGTPTGQKRVQAVRRGEHAGVHKDEKQKKREDVMLAQIAAKAPGEPLTGPLELGVYAYLPIPASKPKKWQAAARAGLMRPTKKPDLSNAIKNIEDVMTMAGFWTDDKLIVGYLPGTGKYYSDNPHWLIVVQPWVPKPSGGAI; via the coding sequence ATGACCCAGCAAGCGATTCGCCTCTACATTCCAGGCACGCCCACAGGGCAAAAGCGCGTGCAGGCCGTGCGGCGCGGAGAACACGCGGGTGTTCATAAGGACGAGAAACAGAAGAAGCGCGAGGATGTCATGCTTGCGCAGATCGCGGCCAAGGCTCCTGGTGAGCCGTTGACCGGGCCGCTTGAGCTTGGGGTCTACGCCTACCTGCCAATTCCGGCCAGCAAGCCCAAAAAGTGGCAGGCCGCGGCGCGCGCCGGACTCATGCGGCCAACGAAAAAGCCCGACCTGTCAAACGCCATCAAGAACATTGAGGACGTGATGACCATGGCCGGGTTTTGGACCGACGACAAGCTCATTGTCGGATATCTTCCGGGGACCGGGAAATACTACAGCGACAACCCCCACTGGCTCATCGTCGTGCAGCCGTGGGTCCCGAAGCCTTCAGGAGGGGCGATATGA
- a CDS encoding 3TM-type holin produces MDPITIIGGLIGVAPTIAKWIGGDKAEEVANTVASVAQAVTGKADAQSAVDAIKADPALAMEFQKAWLATELALEQEETKRQLAVNETMRAEAHSEHWPQWSWRPFWGFTSALAFLFVSILCCWLGFDAVKSKNMAALNMIPQLVASFGLLFGTPLAILGVASFKRGQEKIEKLKTGAQ; encoded by the coding sequence ATGGATCCCATCACCATCATCGGCGGGCTCATCGGCGTGGCCCCGACCATCGCCAAGTGGATCGGAGGTGACAAGGCCGAGGAGGTCGCGAACACTGTGGCCAGCGTGGCTCAGGCCGTCACCGGCAAGGCCGACGCGCAGAGCGCCGTGGATGCCATCAAGGCCGACCCCGCCCTGGCCATGGAGTTCCAGAAGGCATGGCTAGCCACGGAGCTGGCTCTTGAACAGGAAGAAACCAAGCGCCAGTTGGCCGTGAACGAAACCATGCGCGCCGAGGCGCACAGCGAGCACTGGCCGCAGTGGAGCTGGCGGCCGTTCTGGGGCTTCACAAGCGCCCTGGCCTTTTTGTTCGTGTCCATCCTGTGCTGCTGGCTTGGCTTCGACGCCGTGAAGTCCAAGAACATGGCCGCGCTGAACATGATCCCGCAGCTCGTGGCCTCCTTTGGCCTGCTCTTCGGCACCCCGTTGGCCATCCTCGGCGTGGCCAGCTTCAAGCGAGGCCAGGAGAAGATCGAGAAGCTCAAGACGGGGGCGCAGTAG
- a CDS encoding glycoside hydrolase family 108 protein produces MKNLDICMNFTLGPSIEGGFSDNPNDPGGATNHGVSIRAHREDIGDKDHDGDIDADDVKLLTLEDAKAIFQADYFAPCNAGQLPAPLALMVVDFAYNSGVRVACKKLQERLGVTADGKVGPHTLAVGNALSPNILRSVINAYAAARIDYLEGLSGWPIFGGGWESRVKAVREAALKLVEG; encoded by the coding sequence GTGAAAAATCTCGACATCTGCATGAACTTCACGCTCGGCCCGAGCATCGAGGGCGGGTTTTCGGACAATCCGAACGATCCGGGTGGGGCAACCAACCACGGCGTGAGCATCCGTGCCCACCGCGAGGACATCGGCGACAAGGACCACGACGGCGACATCGACGCCGACGACGTGAAGCTGCTCACCCTCGAAGACGCAAAGGCCATTTTTCAGGCCGACTACTTCGCCCCCTGCAATGCTGGCCAGCTCCCCGCGCCCCTGGCGCTCATGGTCGTGGACTTCGCTTACAACTCGGGCGTGCGCGTCGCCTGCAAGAAGCTCCAGGAGCGGCTGGGAGTCACTGCGGACGGCAAGGTCGGCCCGCACACCCTGGCCGTGGGCAACGCGCTTTCTCCCAACATCCTGCGTTCGGTCATCAACGCCTACGCCGCAGCGAGAATCGACTACCTGGAAGGCCTTTCCGGCTGGCCGATTTTCGGCGGCGGCTGGGAAAGCCGCGTCAAGGCCGTGCGCGAAGCGGCTCTCAAACTCGTGGAGGGATAG
- a CDS encoding helix-turn-helix domain-containing protein, which produces MGIKQDIETFLAESGWNSSRLAKTAEVPISSITRLLNGKRPGLNTKTYERIQAVIDAYIPIPPPENPPQDEARA; this is translated from the coding sequence ATGGGAATCAAACAAGACATCGAAACATTCCTGGCGGAGTCCGGCTGGAACTCTTCTCGTCTTGCCAAGACGGCGGAAGTCCCGATCAGCAGCATCACCAGGCTGCTTAACGGGAAACGTCCCGGCCTCAACACAAAAACCTACGAACGCATCCAGGCGGTCATCGACGCGTACATCCCCATCCCCCCGCCCGAAAACCCTCCCCAAGACGAGGCTCGTGCGTGA
- a CDS encoding sbcc family protein produces the protein MAKKKATGTEPTLQLQDVPASIAGYAVGPQFYDRLVRDFPNETLGEDGIEAMLEDARTALGKDPGEIMANAIADWPQFVVSYRAWLEARRGKRAVLEEAAKQGFVEVVDQSQAETREVERSRTTCAFSGPQDEDPCTRAEGYCLDDTLEFWTARVDASGEADAPEPRVCEHCGEQTTAYLVTPTEQVFCLDGEACRERKRLQEEKSKAEGKRIEKVIEQHRVKLTTEEMKALADRTAENLRRKADLEQQKAQSTKSYAQKIGEVDAELHKDGALYREGHEMRDVECQIVKDYKTGWVTTIRLDTMEETHRRRLRHDEAQVPLPIGEATPGDLAAANIGGTFGTNPHPDGEKVEEHTPGDEPVVDDDDTPTAFELAMDEAAAKARLEALGGERVAPDCYGGPIGLECGEGASLCAFYAECSEMAGAGVSGESIPRVGDDAAEHVQGAA, from the coding sequence ATGGCGAAGAAGAAGGCAACCGGAACCGAGCCCACGCTTCAGCTTCAGGATGTCCCCGCGTCCATCGCGGGCTATGCGGTCGGGCCGCAGTTTTACGACCGCCTGGTGCGCGACTTCCCCAACGAAACGCTGGGCGAAGACGGCATCGAGGCCATGCTGGAAGACGCGCGCACGGCGCTGGGCAAAGACCCCGGCGAGATCATGGCTAACGCCATCGCCGACTGGCCGCAGTTCGTGGTGAGCTACCGCGCGTGGCTGGAAGCGCGCCGCGGCAAGCGCGCCGTCTTGGAAGAGGCCGCAAAGCAGGGCTTCGTGGAAGTTGTGGACCAGAGCCAGGCTGAAACCCGCGAGGTCGAGCGCTCGCGCACCACATGCGCGTTCTCCGGCCCCCAGGATGAAGACCCCTGCACTCGCGCCGAGGGCTACTGTCTGGATGACACCCTGGAGTTCTGGACCGCGCGCGTCGACGCCAGCGGAGAAGCGGACGCACCCGAGCCCCGCGTTTGCGAGCACTGCGGCGAGCAGACCACGGCCTACCTCGTGACGCCCACCGAGCAGGTGTTCTGCTTGGACGGCGAGGCGTGCCGTGAGCGCAAGCGCCTCCAGGAAGAAAAGTCCAAGGCGGAAGGCAAGCGCATTGAGAAGGTCATCGAGCAGCACCGGGTGAAGCTCACCACGGAAGAGATGAAGGCCCTGGCCGACCGCACGGCGGAAAATCTGCGCCGCAAAGCCGACCTGGAACAGCAGAAGGCGCAGAGCACCAAGTCCTACGCGCAGAAGATCGGCGAGGTCGATGCCGAGCTGCACAAGGACGGCGCGCTCTACCGCGAAGGGCACGAAATGCGCGATGTCGAGTGCCAGATCGTCAAGGACTACAAGACAGGCTGGGTCACGACCATCCGCCTGGACACCATGGAGGAGACCCACCGTCGGCGTCTGCGCCACGACGAAGCCCAGGTGCCGCTTCCCATCGGTGAGGCCACACCGGGCGACCTGGCGGCGGCCAACATCGGCGGCACTTTCGGGACCAATCCGCACCCGGACGGCGAGAAGGTTGAGGAGCACACCCCCGGCGATGAGCCTGTGGTGGACGACGACGACACCCCGACCGCCTTTGAGCTGGCCATGGACGAAGCCGCGGCGAAGGCTCGGCTGGAGGCCCTGGGAGGCGAGCGTGTGGCGCCCGACTGCTACGGCGGACCCATCGGTCTGGAATGCGGCGAAGGCGCGAGCCTGTGTGCCTTCTACGCTGAATGCAGCGAGATGGCCGGAGCTGGCGTGAGCGGCGAGAGCATCCCGCGCGTGGGCGACGATGCCGCGGAGCACGTCCAGGGCGCGGCGTAG
- a CDS encoding tyrosine-type recombinase/integrase, protein MGKVLFHKTGGYYIAYSLPGSRKRIKEYFGLGPAAQRQAGIRLAEIALMRAKGQVPRNASGVFLDQLAQLYLHDAKMRGVGEQFRTEFAALLNDAILPVLCKRPVDQLEYQDILKMVEPGGPWADKSTPTVNRYMGYLRSVFKFGVKKKITGASPLDDWKQTPERKKEMHLTLDGLRRIIAAADPHLSWALEVEANLGTRPGPSELFSIRWADVDFEGLLVHVRGTKTEGASRIVPITPDFRARLLIMRQEAKSAYLIEYKGRPVKQVYRSLKTAIKRAGITYPVTPYDVRHLFASVLLQGGADLAAVSALLGHSSIATTQERYYHLMAGEKARAVALMPQVAAPKAGKLVKIK, encoded by the coding sequence ATGGGCAAGGTTCTATTCCACAAGACGGGCGGCTACTACATCGCCTATTCGCTGCCGGGAAGCCGGAAGCGAATCAAGGAATACTTTGGCCTTGGCCCAGCCGCCCAGCGCCAGGCGGGTATCCGGCTTGCCGAGATCGCCCTGATGCGCGCCAAGGGGCAGGTCCCCCGCAACGCCTCCGGCGTGTTCCTTGACCAACTCGCCCAGCTCTATCTCCACGATGCCAAAATGCGCGGTGTAGGCGAACAGTTTCGCACGGAATTCGCGGCCCTGCTCAACGATGCCATCCTGCCGGTGCTTTGCAAACGCCCCGTCGATCAACTGGAGTATCAAGACATCCTCAAGATGGTGGAGCCGGGCGGCCCGTGGGCAGACAAGAGTACCCCCACGGTCAACCGCTACATGGGCTATCTGCGCTCCGTGTTCAAATTCGGTGTCAAAAAGAAGATCACCGGGGCAAGCCCCTTGGACGATTGGAAGCAGACGCCCGAGCGCAAGAAGGAAATGCACCTGACCTTGGACGGTCTGCGCCGCATCATCGCCGCAGCCGATCCCCACCTTTCCTGGGCTCTGGAGGTGGAGGCCAACCTGGGCACCCGCCCTGGTCCCTCCGAGTTGTTCAGCATCCGCTGGGCTGACGTTGACTTTGAAGGCCTGCTCGTCCATGTGCGTGGCACCAAGACCGAGGGGGCCAGCCGCATCGTGCCGATCACCCCGGACTTTCGCGCCCGGCTGCTCATCATGCGCCAGGAGGCCAAGAGCGCCTACCTGATTGAGTACAAGGGCAGGCCGGTGAAACAGGTCTACCGCAGCCTCAAGACTGCCATCAAGCGCGCTGGCATCACCTACCCCGTCACTCCCTACGACGTGCGCCACTTGTTCGCATCGGTGCTGCTCCAGGGCGGGGCCGATCTCGCCGCCGTGTCCGCCCTCCTGGGCCACAGCAGCATCGCTACCACGCAGGAACGCTACTATCACCTCATGGCCGGAGAGAAGGCGCGGGCCGTCGCGCTCATGCCCCAAGTCGCCGCGCCCAAGGCCGGGAAGCTCGTCAAAATCAAGTAG